The Lathyrus oleraceus cultivar Zhongwan6 chromosome 5, CAAS_Psat_ZW6_1.0, whole genome shotgun sequence genome includes the window acaaaagaaaatgatcaaaggatggacctaatctcatccatacttgtattggttgATGTAACATAAAGCTATTGATGAACTAATTAGCtttaggatattgagacttcattggtcaatgaaagattgggataaaatgggattgaagatgaagagggaggggagatgagacaaacacaaattggtcatgggaggaattttatcaaattaaaatcattcatttattttgggagatgaaatgtacatttcatcaatcccctaaatccaatgattttaatcctacaaaagtcaaatcaaccttgaccaaggcccaaacacatatttaaacttcacaagtcaattaaaatggctcaacataatttttacacaattaatcaattaaaaatcaaattaaaatgcatttaaattaaattatgcTTGATTAAAAAACTAAAACCTCTgcaaaataccaaataaatggccaagagatttatcataggtcaaacaatgtcaaaggaccttagacaaaaaattgcataatttttgaaaagtcagaagtatttttaactaattaaaaatatgcacaaaaacaattaaatcataaaaaatatcaaaattaatccaaaaagtaattttaattcagaaaatggaagagaaaaatatttaaaattttttggtgaaagtcccatattttttggattaaaaatgaaattaatatgaatgaATTAAAAATAAGGGGTTAAATGAAATAATCATAAAGTCAAAAAAAAAAGACtcatctgatctccctcattaattgaggtggaagatcagaTTGTTAGAAACGTGTGTTCCACCAATGCTTCAGTCATCTATatcacacgcgtggtaatcaattttgatggatgagattagaagctatggaccagatcagatggttggaaccttgccaacacaccaccagagccctagtccggtcatcttctccggtgaggaccatCGGACTGGTCGAAGCTCAACTCaaaggaaaatgaaaagtgaatacactaatttgaagggAAAATGCTCAGaagcacgaatctggcctcaattttgtgcaattccaagtatataaaaagctacagggatttgaattttgaggatcatgaactgagttgcttcgatttgatctcaaagcaactcaatcttctttcctacattgataggacttcagacaaccaaaaatcaacaagaatggtgaagaattgagggagaatagaagagatgaaaattctgaataatcaccttcaatggagcttcagattggccCAATCTTGCTTTTgattatgcttggccttgcttcagatgcttgatggaattGAAATGGATCAAAtaaagggatggactcttggagtttcaatcttaaaacagatggagaattgaaactcgatttccAAATAATATCCtcaagcttatccttcaatggtgagggtttggggtcgcaggttcaaagcttgggcatgaggtcctcaattctgcgcaatgagggtcttatttataggccatgagattgatttttgcacacttccaaatttggaaaaattttaatttcttctttgcatggttgcatgggcgtgtgctaGGCCTATATAATGATGTGATCTGATCCAAAATTAAATGTACATCATGCTGAATTCATGTTGGTgagccatgcaattgtgtatgaaaattgaaagttgaaattatccaaattgtcctttaacttacacccatgaGCAAGTCCCTCAcactttggccaaatgaggtgatcttagATTTTTTGGAAAGctgagatcaaggggaacaattttcatgttgaacactttttcatttgaaacttggatctcgatgtcggtaaacatcgagttttctcccattcatctgttgatgtctagttgagtcttcccattcatcggtaaatgtctggcTGTTCCTcttgtttggaatttcattttgattaacttttatttttaaataattttcatatgatacaaattgtaggagatagggtctagggaaccccggttttgaacaattgacttcctctggtccaccaccatgaaccatcttgctagcttgacattatcctgacttttgggactcatgaaggatcacatattcataagatgatgaaatatgaagtatccctttaaatattttatcaattgttgacgaaacttgttgaagaaatcacacaagatacctagatgatTTAGGGTTTCGAAGacaaacaaactccaaactcttgatgatttcttgatcaaaataacatttgaagatcatggggatccatatatgattcttagagtCAATGTGAAACAATTCTTGATTTCACTCCttacattgagggtctcaaaccctgTATATGAGCTTGATATATGTGAACacatacactacctacaaaagtaacaaactatatattgacatatttttggtattttggttagtacacaaagaaaaatgaagcatgatacaatcaaatatccttggtgatctctcccactgcaaacccaatgaatgaaggggtagggaggatgccaaggtgtgatcccaatgctaatgcatatgatgagatagtcatgggggatcttagggtcaaaatttgggtcttacaattgcccctatttaaggatgttttagctgaggagatgaaggttaaaatctttgtattCACTCAGTAGaatggtgtcataccccaaaatttgcccgttaatcttgcaagacatttttcaaggcactccaactcatttttcaagacattgatcttaaaggaacaaagacccagcacataggtggccaaatccagcaaatgacttaaaatggcttgctcgctaggcgagcaaaatccttcgctgcaccactcgcctagcgaagcttgcgaataccagaaattttgggcttcattttgagcccatcaggtcacgaaaaatcattataaataccagaacttcatTCAGAAAAGGGGACAGAGggcagacggacagaaaccctagcaagaAAATACAAACACAGACaaaaaaccctggaggctaaccaagagaattcagagcaaccctaaaggaaaccctgaaggaaactaATCTGCACAAAGattacctccgcccaactcaacccgacaccaaccctaagagtgatctgccaattcaacattgcaattcaattgcaaacaggtttgcactaccactaccgctttatgctcccaatttacatgtgacattatggttgaatttataaatatatcttaggttttgcatgtggatttaagtatgcatggatgtcttgaatgtttaaccatgtaatttttgtaatggatgccatagggtttggagcttgctgaaatcgtatTGTCATTAgactcaaaacccgcagccgttcgctagcaccactacgccaaaaatgacttttaacagcgcatcttagacagcgcttttaaaagaaagcgctgtctaaggttaaaattaaaataaaacacggaaaatgttccaaaataataatgaaagcgctgtctaagggggggtcttagacagcgctttctaaaagcgctgtctaagacccccccttagacagcgcttttagaaagcgcttttaaatatagaccttagtcagcgcttttgataaagcgctgtctaaagtctttaaattaaaaaaaaaattaaaaccaaaagcgctgtctaagggggggtttagaaagcgcttttggaaagcgttgtctaaggcataccttagaatgcgctttccacaaaagcgctgtctaaggtctaattaaaataaaatttcagactccatttcatttttcgttctctgttcttttgttttccctcctgcgaaCGTTGAAACCCTATCAGCGAAAACCATAACAGCGAACACGAATACACTTCCATTTTTCGGTTTCAATCATTGAACGTGTTTGAAGAATCGTACGTGTCTCGACATTTGGGTGTTGACTTCGTTTTTCGTTTCTACTGTTCTTCATTTCTTGCGGTATGTTCTTCAATATTTCTTCATTTCTTCGTTTCTACTGTATAATCTTGTTGAGAATGTTGAGAATGTTTATAATCTTGTTGAGAATGTTTATAATCTTGCGAAGAAGAGAACCATTGATAGGGGAAAAGAATAAGCAACCTGTCAATGAAACCAAAGATTATCATCATCCATGGATGGTTTACTTCACCACATTCATTGTTGTCTGTGGTTCTTTTGAGTTTGGTGTTTGTGTAAGTCTTTACTTCTCTCACCACTTCTATGTTTTACTATAAATCTGAAAATCAGCAAAGATAAGCACTTTTTTATATAGCTTCAAGATGCTTGCTATAGTTTAGTTGACCAAGAGTTCTACAGAATAATtgttatttttgttttattttccaGGTTGGATATTCATCTCCAACTCAAGACGCTATCAGGAAGGATCTTAGTCTGTCTTTGGCAGAGGTTAGCCAGAAATTATTCAAAATTTGATTTTACTTCATTATCCTTAGATTAATGAAAACATAGGAAATAAACTGAAAATAACTCGTGATTACCGTGTACTAGAAAAGTTTGTATAGCTTCTACTCAGTGGATTTGATGTTGTTTTCTTTGGTTTTTGGTGATTGAATGTATGCAGTACTCCTTGTTTGGCTCCATCTTGACTTTTGGTGCGATGATTGGCGCAAAAACAAGTGGTCCTATTGCTGATTTAGTTGGACGAAAGGGGGTAATATCAGTAAAATGATGAATTAACTTCCAAATTAATTGGAGTATTCATAAAAAGTTGGCTTTGGAATGTATATGCAGGCAATGAGAGTATCAAGTGCTTTCTGTATTGCAGGATGgcttgttatttatttttcaaaggTTCTTACTACAGAACCTATGAGATTTTCTTGGTCATAACTGTTCTCCAAGGATTATCTGAGTTTCCTCTTTTTCTCTTATATATATTTAGGGTCCAGTTTCTTTGGATATTGGGAGACTAGCAACAGGATATGGAATGGGAGTTTTTTCTTATGTGGTTGGTCATACTTCTATTTTTCAATGAAATGataaaaaaaatccattttaaaaCACTCACATATGTTTAAGTTATTAAAATGACATTATATTTGATGTATTATACATATAAGGTTCCTGTCTTCATAGCAGAAATTGCGCCAAAAGAACGCCGAGGAGTATTGACTACCTTAAATCAGGCATAGTTTTGCTACATATTGTAACTTCATGGTCAAGTATTTGCAATGAAGGTAGCACTAACGTATAAGTTTGTTTTTCATCTTCCTTTGTAGTTCATGATTGTTATTGGGGGATCCACGGCATTCATATTTGGAACAATACTTTCATGGAGGGCTTTATCTATAATCGGTCAGTAATAAACTTAGAACATTATACATTAATTGAAACTTTTCAATACTAAACAAGTGTTTGCAATTGCAGGCCTTATTCCCACTGTTGTGTTGCTTTTGGGTCTATTCTTCATTCCAGAGTCCCCTAGATGGCTGGTAAGTAACAAATTTCCATATAAAGTGATTAGCACATCATGAGGAGTGCCAAGTACCGACCAATTAATGACTGCAGGCAAAGAGAGGACTCACAAAAGATTTTGTGGCGGCATTGCAAATACTTCGCGGAAAAGATGCTGATATATCTCAAGAAGCAAAGGAAATTCAGGTTACTGTGTGTTGGTGTTGGATATATTTCTGTGACTTTCCTGTCATGCACAATATTAAAGACAAAGCATTCCAAGTATAATGCAATTTTAAGCTGGTGCATCTGTCACTGCCACACAGGATTATATAACTAGTTTAGAAAAACTCGCAAAACCGAAAGTGCTGGATTTGTTTCAGAAAAGATATTTACGCTCACTCACGGTAGGTAACTATAATTCCACTATTGATATCAGTTCAGTTTCTCTAAGGGTGTGTGTGGAAAATGATAGTTTATTTTCCACCTTCCCATGTTATTGTTGTATTAAGGCGTATAGATAACTAATTTTGATGTATGACCAGATTGGAGTAGGGCTTATGGTCTGCCAGCAATTTGGTGGAATCAATGGAGTTGGTTTTTATGCTAGCAGTATTTTTGACCTAGCAGGTTCTAATACTTACTTCTCTAATCGCAACTCTTCATTCAAAGTCTGACATTTGCATACAACCTATAACTCCCAATGAAATCATGTTTTAAAACTTAACTTCATGAAGAAGTCAGATTTTTATTTTGTTCCGGTGTATTTGTGTACTTTAATTTCGCTGTAGGATTTCCTTCCGCGACCGGTACTATACTTTTTGCTATCCTTCAGGTTCTTATTTCTAACTTATCCAATAATTCATGAAAAGTCTATTTTTTTCACCCTTCAAATTGAAACCAACTCAATTATGTTTTTTGATTTTGCAGATTGTGATCACAGGTGTTGGAGCAGCCCTCATAGATAAAGCAGGCAGGAAGCCGCTACTATTAGTAATTTTAACGCGCGAAATAACTTATCTTCAACCTTCCGTTTGCTTATCCTCTTCATGTATgatattgttattgttatttcTTTGTTTCAATTAGGTATCTGGATCAGGACTGGTTACAGGAAGTATATTTACCGCAGTTGCATTCTATCTAAAGGTACATCTCGACTAAaagcgcttttgtaaaaagcgctgtctaagggggggattagaaagcgctctaggcaaaagcgctgtctaaggggggggcttagacagcgctttttgaaaagcgctgtctaaggtatacctaaaaaaattaaaataggagggtcttagaaagcgcttttggccaaagcgctgtctaagggggtggggcttagacagcgcttttcaaaagcgctgtctaaggtatacctaaaaaatttaaaataagagggtcttataaagcgcttttggccaaagcgctgtctaagggggggggggggcttagacaacgcttttaagatttaaaaaagcgctgtctaaacctttagcagcggaggtttagacagcgctttaaagcgctgtctaaggctaaaaaaagcgctgtctaaggtcttgtttgttgtagtgcACATCGCtgagcgaacatgtagcgagtgttcgccaagccttcgctaggcgaggcagtagcgaacatgacagtcgctgatttttttcgttctgttctgtgcttatctgACCTATTTTATCATAGCtgtgtattatttgcctgacattattactgctgcgattcctttgttcggtgcaactattgattACACCCTAacttggtattctaacccgtttgctgaattttgtgagggttcacatactcccagagaaggtagcttgctaggtattccactttatttgtgggatgatgtagcacctcaaatttgcacccaccatttttgtacatacattttcatgtttaggtcattagcattgcattgtccactgcatagcattgcattgtccattgccaagtcatcagtcatcagtcaagactggtcaggagatccagttgtgcaagcaagcaagtgcattttctatgagatcaaagccctagggttggtacaatgagttcatatgattcaaggatcattttgaagagGATTGGCCAAGCATTGGATGctcaaagctcaacagtcaagatgttattcatctgaaaccctagaaagtcaacagaagtcaactgtgcattcaaccatggatttgaaggtgggagatggttagagaggcctcattcatgtccatacaagtctcatttgacatttcaaacatcaacaatgaagaatttgaggtgagatgaaaagtttccaaaaatagcaggtgacctgtaatttgaaatttgccaaaaatggaaaggttttatcctcaagtttacatcatcaaggaagtttcaaatgaaattttgtccaacatgaaagttgaaggtctttctttcccatttccaaaaagtccaagatcatgaatttctcatgtgtggttgatgagatatggttcaaacatggcaaagtgtggtttagacttcaaatgagcatacctttcaaaccaaaaggccaatttgagtggttctttttgcacattgatccttgtaacatgtattttccaagcatacaatcatttggcatgaaatcttatttgcatggcattggttcAATCATGAAGATTTTTGTAGAAAATTGCATAAAGACATTTTAATTGATCATGagcataccaaaccaattccAATATGTGCATGGACTGTTTTTAATTGGATTTGGGCCAGAAATTGGCACTCTTCACGTGCATGGGGGTGCATGAAGTGAGAAAAACTCATTTTTGCAAAACACTCCATAACTTGCTAATCACAATTGCATTTGGTCTAAGCAAgtcttaaacatgattagcatggagtatatataCTTAACCCTAACTGTTTTCCCATTTTAGCAACATTTCAGATCTGAATCACAAAATCACcaaaacttttctctcaaatttttcttaCAATTCTTCACACAAGGAGCATTTCTGTTGATCAATTCATCATCGTGAAGCACATTCGAGTAGGTTTGGACGTGGATTCGAAGAAAACAGAGCCATATTTGAACATACTCGAAGCTTGgagcaacaatggtgaattcaAATTCTGGTGGAATCAAGAGCAATTGAACTTCAATATCTCTTCCAATCATCTGTACAAGCATCACAGAGAAGcttttgagcattgcaaggctgGGACAACACGAAATCCAGttgctgctcttcaagaggtcatgaatTGATTCTCTCctttctcaaaattattatgctattgttgtagatctcTTAATGCTGAGTAgtttgagctttgaatcgtgcaaatccatgttgttttgagtgagatctgtttgtttaaagttttgatgttgaatcttcttctcttcgattcaTGCATGTGTGACGGTTTCTTGATGATTTGTTTATGGATTTGTGATGTATGAAGCAAGACCTACACATTGATATGCTTATTTTCAATTTCTGAGAAAaatgttcttgatgttcttgagAGGATACTGTTCACGCATGAACGCgtgttgaagatgatgaagtttATTTTCGACAACGGTTTCAATCCATTAGGCCACGCTTTACTGTGTTTGCATGAGTTTGTTAGGGCTTGCAACGTGATTGGTCCACTTCATTTGCCATGCACGCGTTTCATTGGTCCAGCTGTGTTGACCGAGCCTTTGACTGTCAGCgtttaaatgaaacgctgcgtttaGCAGCTTGGCGCGCTCCAAGTTTGAATCCTTACCCTGTTCGATTCCGGCCAATGCAACATTATTCAAATGCATTTCATCttttttcatttccctccattatAATTCATGCCTTGGcttcatgtttttttaatttttctccaacttccaaaattcataaataattgaataatgatccaattgacctgggaatttttgcatgttgttccttatgatttctagttttttatgactatttttccagaaattgtgcacagttggaatttaattttgcttGGGGAATGTTCACATGtgtgctatcttgtaccttgcttgcaatttgatttgtgaaatgatgagatttcatccaatgctcttgaaactttgcatgctcaaactagacatcctaattgacattttggtatagagtttgcatttttctcatttctggttgttgagttatgatctggttaaggtaggtgtgacaatgtgtgtcacaccatttcttgttcaacttgttgattttctttgccatgccaaataaatgccaaatgatgtgattttttgcatgttgctccttctggatgttaggattgctcatgaattttgtggaatttttggactcatttctgatttgtttgagaattttcttgctggttgaccatttgtggacttcttgatagtcatgaacttcaatgatttgtgaaatgatggttgtgtatcatatgaacttgaaattttgtacattgattctagacacgTTGCAGTTTATTGGGGCTTTGATTGTATGTCTTTATCATGTTTGGgttctgttttaggcttgtgctaagatgatgtatcaatttgtgccttctttgagcttgtttgtgcttaccatgacttgatgaatttgattaccatgcttctacttgtccaaatgccttgatttttggtgtgttgatcatgtgatgtgttatgtttagccatgatttttcttgagatttattgaatcatttttgagttgatgtggattggttcattgtgtttgcttcaatgagctttcaacttgcatgcttttccttatgtgctttgtgaaatgaacttggttgatgctattgatatgagagcacttggatattgttcctaattgattaagcttgattcatgccaattttcatgttctgttttggattatttctcccaatttgaccctaggccttgtcctagtggtttgtgcttatggtTGAGTTGcgttttcaggacaagaagcatatggccttgaggaattgGTTCATTGGCTTAAGCTAcctatttgattgatgttgattaacattgagttgtattgtaggtggattagctcctttgagttgagcttgtgctttgctttggtgcattgatgcttgtctgtttaattgtgtactgttgactgttgaccactagtctgtctgtttgactttttgttgagttgtatactgattgagttggattgttttcaggtactttagttgcttaagttcattgtgaacttgcttttgctttgcttgattgcttaagcattgaggtataacttctctaacttcatgtagtctggaagacctgtcctgttacttgggcagacacctgtctgaagtcctccttaagaggcaatgcttgtgtttgtttatctttgtcccctgtacatatcaaagacctcctaagtgaagaggcattggcagatacaagagatgtgtagtccatctcctgctactcagtgtgtcatccactttgctcacacaccttgtgttgatgcattgtggataatagcccaagatctttgttgtgtcagtcatgtggatagaagagttccaactttctgaactcccacactttcatttgtataaagctctcccaggccagggataagagctgtgaggcacacccctcacttcctatttcatctgcttcaccctaactctcaatgttagggttaagagctaactacacccattacagttggtttgtttgtcgaggttgacatgaccccttgactaaaacctaaccttgattgatccccttgattgcatatagtgtgtgctatttgtgcttgtgtgtttgtgtgtttagcttgcttcctgtgcaagttagggttagtttggcttgcttcctgtgcaagtcatgtttaggttagcttgcttcctgtgcaagttaggtagaaaccttaacatagggcaatgatgcatgacaacttctaggctcgagtcgtagtctccctagtagtttgtgtctccctttgtatctggttaggctagttctttccctgcgtaggggaactacgtcgccctgatcctcataccagatgaggtacgtaggcaggagatgagctgatctctccgggcgccctttttcttttgtaccccctttgtgtgtgtttggagactgacataagtccagcgattggcagttggtttcctgtgtcttgtttgcttgttggagtctgacgtaagtccagcgattggcagttggtttccagtgtgtgtttgttggttcggagtatgatgtaagtccagcgattggcattcgatctccacgtttgcctgtttgtgtggagtctgacgtaagtccagcgattggcagtcggtttcctgtgtggttttgtttggcgtgcgttagccgagccacgagtgctctgattcttctttagtctgagaagatacgtatgcatatgatgcgacatcctagcgagcacgtttcccctgtcccgaactacgtcgactctgatgtctgtgcctgacagactacgtaggcccaggatgcgatatcctgccgagtcctgtttctcttgttttcctgtgtctctttcagccaatgtttgatgtttgtgagcagtttctagcaaccttattcctttcttttgttcgtggatcccgtcgagtacgacggatgcgtaggggtgttaataccttcccttcgcataaccgactcccgatcccatctctctctggtcgcgagaccatgtcttttccaggtttacttcgagcgtttcctttccctcttttgggataaataacgcacggtggcggctctgttgttttcgtttcccgtcggtttttcgcgtaatgcgacagctggcgactctgctggggatatagagaagttgacctcttgctggtccatcttccctaagcgagtctctcctagcgctctctaggttagcgtttggttgcttttgctgtttcatttattacatttattgtttgcatttattgtttgcatttatgtttgcattcattcatattcatctgttcatcgggctggctggttgtctgtttctctctgttggggtgggagttatatgaggtaaaaggcccaatacccaggccatgagtgaaatctaggatacttaggaatagagtgattcatgggaagcgggtggtattgcgccacttagcggaacattgatatcacgagcagttcagaccctgataggatattatcgttacatacttcgggtgtgtatatgatgatattctatgaaaggttatttatgctacgtttctctcgaccttaccatggcctagacgacacccgtgagtggggagggaatgatcattattacaggtacagttggtgacttgttggtgacttatggtcctgttggtgactcaggTTCAGATTTGTTaggtctcagatgactttggggtttcagatggatttgtggttccgagttcaagccgaagctttgttcctgtgctccgagatacacaggcagccagtcttgtctgcatcatttgcatcatagcatgtttattttcaaaaaaaatacgcaataaaaaaaaagcTAATAtcttcatgcatatcatttctcaggttcattcaggagttcGATTCACTGATAAAGATGGCAACggtcccagagttgaagcggaagacttgttcctacagttttcacagtgagcctttgacatcgttgatagagttgagcaaccttgtgaccagtggtagagggtttgttgaccagtatggggatattctgacattgttgaagatggtagttgatccagtgccgttgcagactcttctacagttctacgacccagagctccgttgtttcacctttcaggattaacagttggcgcctactcttgaggagtactccattctgttgagtGTTCCTATCCAGTATCAagttcctttcttggacgtgcctaaggaggttgatttcagagttgtctccagagctctccatttgagtatcaaggaagtcagtgatagttggaggtccagtggggatgttgtgggtttgcctttgaagtttctatTGAGGGttgctagagaagaagcagagaagggaaattgggaagcttttcatgctcagttggccatcatgatctatgggattgtcttgttcccgagtatgcccaactttgtggactatgctgcagtcactatctttcttggaggaaacccggttcctactctgttagctgacacttattatgctattcatagtaggcatggtaagggtggagctatcagatgttgtctcccacttttgctcaaATGGTTCTTGTCTttcctgccagtcagtggaccttttgtggatgctcagagcatgcataagtggactcagagggttatgtctcttacctcctatgatatcagatggcaatcttaccggatggatgtgcgtgacgtcattatgagctgtggagaat containing:
- the LOC127079420 gene encoding sugar transporter ERD6-like 7, with translation MKKPLIGEKNKQPVNETKDYHHPWMVYFTTFIVVCGSFEFGVCVGYSSPTQDAIRKDLSLSLAEYSLFGSILTFGAMIGAKTSGPIADLVGRKGAMRVSSAFCIAGWLVIYFSKGPVSLDIGRLATGYGMGVFSYVVPVFIAEIAPKERRGVLTTLNQFMIVIGGSTAFIFGTILSWRALSIIGLIPTVVLLLGLFFIPESPRWLAKRGLTKDFVAALQILRGKDADISQEAKEIQDYITSLEKLAKPKVLDLFQKRYLRSLTIGVGLMVCQQFGGINGVGFYASSIFDLAGFPSATGTILFAILQIVITGVGAALIDKAGRKPLLLVSGSGLVTGSIFTAVAFYLKVHLD